A single window of Sparus aurata chromosome 22, fSpaAur1.1, whole genome shotgun sequence DNA harbors:
- the ephx1 gene encoding epoxide hydrolase 1 isoform X2, with translation MFTEVLVALVIGGLIFFLVQRSRTQVLKTEDGWWGAGAPPNGGEDITIHAFKVTTSDDELKDLYRRIDQTRPVPSLEDSQFHYGFNSHYLQRVVSYWRNDFDWSRQVDKLNLYPHFKTNIEGIDIHYLHVKPKKVPEGTTTIPLIMVHGWPGSFYEFYGLIPLLTEPSDPGDLVFEVVCPSIPGYGFSEAPHKKGFDSVCAARVFHKLMKRLGFQQFYAHGGDWGWLVTTNMAQLEPKTVKGLHVNFAPPSKPGLPMALSIMLGHRFPKLFDFTDFDIQRLFPAMEKLVVESVKESGYMHIQATKPDSVGRALNDSPVGLATYILEKFSTWTSRDFRSLEDGGLTRKFSLNDLLTNVMIYWTSGCIISSMRFYKENFGKGLNQPHSKLDYCNALIIGTPSKSIQRLQYVLNSAARNLMRV, from the exons ATGTTCACTGAGGTGCTGGTAGCCCTGGTGATTGGAGGGTTGATCTTCTTCCTGGTTCAGAGAAGCAGGACCCAGGTTCTGAAGACAGAGGATGGCTGGTGGGGGGCTGGAGCCCCGCCTAATGGTGGGGAGGACATCACCATCCATGCCTTTAAAGTCACCACCAGTGATGATGAGCTTAAG GATCTGTACAGGAGGATAGACCAGACTCGACCTGTTCCTTCACTGGAGGACAGCCAGTTTCATTATGGCTTCAACTCACACTATCTGCAGAGGGTGGTCTCATACTGGAGAAATGACTTTGACTGGAGCAGACAGGTGGACAAACTCAACCTATACCCTCACTTCAAAACCAACATCGAAG GCATTGATATCCATTACCTGCATGTGAAGCCCAAAAAGGTGCCAGAAGGGACTACTACTATCCCTCTGATAATGGTCCACGGCTGGCCTGGCTCCTTCTATGAGTTCTATGGGTTGATCCCTCTGCTGACAGAACCATCAGACCCAGGTGACCTTGTGTTTGAAGTGGTGTGTCCCTCCATACCGGGGTACGGTTTTTCTGAAGCACCTCATAAGAAAG gttTTGATTCAGTTTGTGCAGCACGTGTCTTTCACAAACTGATGAAGCGTCTGGGCTTCCAGCAGTTCTATGCCCATGGAGGAGACTGGGGCTGGCTGGTCACCACCAACATGGCTCAGCTTGAGCCCAA GACAGTCAAAGGCTTGCATGTGAACTTTGCCCCTCCCTCCAAGCCAGGGTTGCCCATGGCTTTATCCATCATGCTCGGCCATCGCTTCCCAAAGCTGTTTGACTTCACTGACTTTGATATTCAGCGTCTCTTCCCTGCCATGGAGAAACTGGTGGTCGAGTCTGTCAAAGAGTCTGGCTACATGCACATCCAGGCAACCAAACCTGACAGCGTGG GTCGAGCACTCAATGATTCTCCAGTGGGTCTGGCTACATACATCCTGGAGAAGTTTTCCACATGGACAAGTCGCGACTTCAGGAGCCTGGAGGACGGAGGACTCACCAG GAAGTTCTCTCTGAATGATCTGCTGACGAATGTGATGATCTATTGGACATCCGGCTGCATCATCTCCTCCATGAGGTTCTACAAGGAAAACTTTGGAAAAGGCCTCAACCAGCCCCACTCTAA gctggattactgcaatgcactAATCATTGGAACCCCTAGCAAGAGCATCCAAAGGCTCCAGTATGTCCTAAACAGCGCTGCTAGGAACCTGATGAGAGTGTGA